In Ruminococcaceae bacterium BL-6, a genomic segment contains:
- a CDS encoding conserved membrane protein of unknown function (Evidence 4 : Unknown function but conserved in other organisms), with amino-acid sequence MAREKTRMITSIGGQALIEGIMMRGPKKTAVSVRLPDHTISTKEIAVSGLREKYKILKLPILRGVAGFIEALSVGYRALSYSADQAGLEEDEEPSKFDRFMERVFGDKLMNAVMAISGALGVAIAVVLFFWLPTWLFNMGQSRLFGAGIAPWRSVVEGIMRILIFIGYIAFCASLPDIRRVFRYHGAEHKTIFCYENEEELTVENVRRHKRFHPRCGTSFMVIMLLLGIIVGFFIPFTNPFVRTAAKILCVPLIVGVGYELIRICGKYDNVFTRILSAPGMWVQHITTKEPDDSMIEVAIAAMKEVIPENGEDRIRK; translated from the coding sequence ATGGCTAGAGAAAAGACAAGAATGATCACGTCCATCGGCGGTCAGGCGCTGATTGAGGGAATTATGATGCGCGGCCCGAAAAAAACGGCCGTTTCCGTCCGCCTGCCGGACCACACGATTTCCACGAAGGAAATTGCGGTTTCCGGCCTGCGCGAAAAGTATAAAATTCTGAAGCTTCCGATCCTGCGCGGCGTCGCGGGGTTTATCGAGGCCCTGTCCGTCGGTTACAGGGCGCTGAGCTATTCCGCAGACCAGGCGGGGCTGGAGGAGGACGAGGAGCCCTCGAAATTCGACCGGTTCATGGAGCGCGTCTTCGGCGACAAGCTGATGAACGCCGTCATGGCGATCAGCGGGGCCCTGGGGGTCGCCATCGCGGTGGTCCTGTTCTTCTGGCTTCCCACCTGGCTGTTCAACATGGGGCAGAGCCGCCTGTTCGGCGCGGGGATCGCTCCGTGGCGCTCCGTTGTGGAAGGGATCATGCGCATTCTGATCTTCATCGGGTACATCGCCTTCTGCGCCAGCCTGCCGGATATCCGCCGGGTGTTCCGGTACCACGGCGCCGAACATAAAACAATTTTCTGTTATGAGAACGAAGAGGAGCTGACGGTGGAGAACGTGCGCCGCCACAAACGGTTCCACCCCCGCTGCGGCACCAGCTTCATGGTCATCATGCTGCTTCTCGGGATCATAGTCGGCTTTTTTATCCCGTTTACCAACCCGTTCGTGCGCACCGCCGCGAAAATTCTGTGCGTCCCGCTCATCGTTGGCGTCGGGTACGAGCTGATCCGCATCTGCGGAAAATACGACAACGTGTTCACGCGCATCCTTTCCGCGCCCGGCATGTGGGTGCAGCACATCACGACGAAGGAGCCGGACGACTCGATGATCGAGGTGGCGATCGCCGCGATGAAGGAAGTGATTCCCGAAAACGGGGAGGACAGGATCCGGAAATGA
- the prmC gene encoding Release factor glutamine methyltransferase, whose amino-acid sequence MTFDEAYRRGRDRLKKAGVESPAFDAVCLFQKAFGMDRQALIVNGAKKVPPEQAERFFEMAAQRARRRPLQYILGEWEFMSMKLQVGEGVLIARGETELLVRTAARLLKGRPSPLCLDLCAGTGAVGLGLSSLLPEARVVCVERFPRALCYLRRNLKAAARPGVTALSADVTDPAAAARFSGVDAVVANPPYVRSDEIAGLQEEVRREPGSALDGGPDGLDFYRAIAKLWLPRLKAGGVAAVEIGEGQASQVCALFRSAGISEIGVFPDFNRIDRVVAGIRKKEGSGISLS is encoded by the coding sequence ATGACCTTTGACGAAGCGTACCGAAGGGGCAGGGACAGACTGAAGAAGGCGGGGGTCGAAAGCCCGGCCTTCGACGCGGTCTGCCTGTTTCAGAAAGCGTTCGGCATGGACCGCCAGGCGCTGATCGTGAACGGCGCAAAGAAGGTGCCGCCCGAACAGGCGGAGCGCTTTTTCGAAATGGCCGCTCAGCGTGCCCGGCGGCGTCCGCTCCAGTACATTCTGGGCGAGTGGGAGTTTATGTCCATGAAGCTTCAGGTCGGCGAAGGGGTGCTGATCGCGCGGGGGGAAACTGAGCTTTTGGTGCGCACTGCGGCCCGTCTTTTAAAAGGGCGCCCATCCCCGCTTTGCCTCGACCTGTGCGCCGGCACCGGAGCGGTGGGGCTGGGCCTTTCGTCGCTTCTGCCAGAGGCGCGGGTGGTCTGCGTCGAGCGTTTTCCGCGCGCGCTTTGCTATCTGCGCCGCAACCTGAAAGCGGCCGCCCGCCCCGGGGTGACCGCCCTTTCGGCGGACGTGACGGATCCCGCGGCCGCGGCGCGCTTTTCCGGGGTGGATGCCGTCGTGGCGAACCCGCCCTATGTGCGCTCGGATGAGATCGCCGGCCTTCAGGAGGAGGTTCGGCGCGAACCGGGGAGCGCGCTGGACGGCGGGCCCGACGGGCTCGATTTCTACCGCGCCATCGCGAAGCTCTGGCTGCCCCGCCTGAAAGCGGGGGGCGTCGCTGCCGTGGAGATCGGGGAGGGGCAGGCGTCTCAGGTCTGCGCTCTGTTTCGTTCGGCTGGGATTTCCGAAATCGGCGTATTCCCCGATTTCAACCGGATCGACCGCGTGGTCGCGGGGATCCGGAAAAAGGAAGGATCAGGCATCTCCCTATCATAA
- the recA gene encoding multifunctional SOS repair factor (Evidence 2a : Function from experimental evidences in other organisms; PubMedId : 11555642, 16024744, 16061691, 16267290, 17229847, 22720735, 25939832, 26001966, 26930481, 28344191, 30745368, 30806035; Product type f : factor), whose amino-acid sequence MAVDKSKALDTALAQIEKQFGKGAVMRLGQNQAMHVEAISTGSLSLDLALGIGGLPRGRIVEIFGPESSGKTTLALHCIAEGQKNGGYAAFIDVEHALDPVYAGNLGVDVDSLLVSQPDTGEQALEITEALVRSGAIDVIVVDSVAALVPRAEIEGDMGDTHVGLQARLMSQALRKLAGAISKSNCVAIFINQLREKVGIVYGNPEVTPGGRALKFYSSVRIDIRKIETLKNGTEQIGTRTRAKVVKNKIAPPFRQAEFDVMYGTGISHEGELLDLAVNLDIIQKSGAWFSYGETRLGQGRDNVKEFLKNNAELSAEIEKKVRENADTLVAGASGKKSGGSPAKPVAPPAPPAKPASSRTGSKADIDIMVDD is encoded by the coding sequence ATGGCAGTTGATAAAAGCAAGGCGCTCGACACGGCGCTCGCACAGATCGAAAAGCAGTTCGGCAAGGGTGCGGTGATGCGCCTCGGTCAGAATCAGGCGATGCACGTCGAGGCCATTTCCACCGGCTCCCTTTCGCTGGACCTGGCGCTCGGAATCGGCGGCCTGCCGCGCGGGCGCATCGTCGAAATCTTCGGGCCGGAATCATCCGGCAAAACGACGCTGGCCCTCCACTGCATCGCAGAGGGCCAGAAAAACGGCGGCTACGCGGCGTTTATCGACGTGGAGCACGCGCTTGACCCGGTCTACGCGGGCAATCTGGGCGTGGATGTGGATTCCCTGCTCGTCTCTCAGCCCGACACCGGCGAGCAGGCGCTGGAAATCACCGAGGCGCTGGTGCGTTCCGGCGCGATCGACGTGATCGTGGTCGATTCCGTCGCGGCGCTCGTGCCGCGCGCCGAGATCGAGGGCGACATGGGCGACACGCACGTCGGCCTTCAGGCAAGGCTGATGTCGCAGGCGCTGCGCAAGCTGGCGGGCGCGATCTCGAAATCGAACTGCGTCGCCATCTTCATCAACCAGCTCCGCGAAAAGGTCGGCATCGTGTACGGCAACCCGGAAGTGACGCCCGGCGGCCGCGCGCTGAAATTTTATTCCTCGGTCCGGATCGACATCCGCAAAATCGAGACGCTGAAGAACGGGACGGAGCAGATCGGCACCCGCACCCGCGCGAAGGTGGTCAAAAATAAAATCGCGCCGCCGTTCCGCCAGGCGGAATTCGACGTGATGTACGGCACGGGCATTTCGCACGAGGGCGAGCTGCTCGACCTCGCCGTCAATCTGGATATCATCCAGAAAAGCGGCGCGTGGTTCTCCTATGGGGAGACCCGCCTCGGGCAGGGCCGCGACAATGTCAAGGAATTCCTGAAAAACAACGCGGAGCTGAGCGCCGAAATCGAAAAGAAGGTCCGGGAGAACGCCGATACGCTCGTCGCTGGGGCATCCGGCAAAAAATCGGGCGGCTCGCCGGCAAAGCCCGTCGCCCCGCCGGCCCCTCCGGCAAAGCCGGCGTCTTCCCGCACCGGCTCCAAGGCCGACATCGACATCATGGTGGATGACTGA
- the recX gene encoding Regulatory protein RecX, with the protein MRITAIEPRRHALSALFLDGEPAAQLDSETLLRSGYRVGSELSGAELSTLKEASERRRAEEKALYLLEHRNHFKRELEEKLCRTVSAEAAQAAVGRMEQLGLIDDARYARDYAARLLEQKGFSARRAQYELCRKGVDRGLAEQVVSELAPDPVEKIREILERKYPGARQDEKIRRRAAGAMQRLGYRFEDIRRAMREWGETTELDEDE; encoded by the coding sequence ATGCGGATCACGGCGATTGAACCGCGAAGGCATGCGCTTTCCGCCCTGTTTCTGGATGGGGAGCCCGCCGCACAGCTGGATTCCGAAACCCTGCTGCGCTCCGGATACCGGGTGGGGTCGGAGCTTTCCGGCGCGGAGCTTTCCACGCTGAAGGAAGCCTCCGAGCGCCGCCGCGCCGAAGAGAAGGCGCTGTACCTGCTGGAACACCGCAATCATTTTAAAAGGGAACTGGAAGAAAAACTGTGCCGGACCGTTTCCGCCGAAGCGGCGCAGGCGGCCGTCGGGCGAATGGAACAGCTCGGCCTGATCGACGACGCCCGCTATGCGCGCGATTATGCGGCCCGGCTTCTGGAGCAGAAGGGCTTTTCCGCGCGGCGCGCCCAGTACGAGCTTTGCAGAAAGGGCGTCGACCGCGGCCTGGCCGAACAGGTCGTGTCGGAGCTTGCGCCGGACCCGGTGGAAAAGATCCGGGAGATTCTGGAACGGAAATATCCCGGCGCCCGGCAGGATGAAAAGATCCGCCGCCGCGCGGCGGGCGCGATGCAGAGGCTCGGCTACCGCTTCGAGGACATCCGCCGCGCCATGCGCGAATGGGGCGAGACAACGGAATTGGATGAGGATGAATGA
- the rimO gene encoding Ribosomal protein S12 methylthiotransferase RimO yields the protein MAVKVGMVSLGCAKNRVDGEMMMASLKNAGYQLCGDPAKADVAIVNTCGFIEDAKKESIGEILELARLKKEGRIRAIVVTGCMAERYRGEIRRELPEADAVAGIGANADIAELVARALQGEKPEAFPPKSRLPLCGERVQSTPAYTAYLKIAEGCDNRCSYCAIPMIRGRYRSRPMEDAVREARRLAENGAKELILVAQDTSRYGDDLYGRLALPELLDRLCEIEGLRWIRLLYCYPDYITDELLETIARQEKVAKYIDLPLQHVSERVLKAMNRRGGRESISALIRRMREKIPGLTLRTTLITGFPGETERDFEELCEFVRDTRFERLGCFAYSQEEGTPAASLPGQIDEETKRRRMELIMERQMSIMQETGEARIGRTIPVLVEGFDRKERCWFGRSERDAPEIDGEVFFTARGGKPEIGDFARVKITGCEDCDLMGEAVER from the coding sequence ATGGCAGTGAAGGTAGGAATGGTCAGCTTGGGCTGCGCCAAAAACCGCGTGGATGGCGAAATGATGATGGCTTCGCTGAAAAACGCGGGATATCAGCTTTGCGGGGACCCCGCAAAGGCGGATGTCGCGATCGTGAACACCTGTGGCTTCATCGAGGATGCGAAAAAGGAATCCATCGGGGAAATCCTGGAGCTGGCCCGCCTGAAAAAAGAGGGGCGGATCCGGGCGATCGTGGTGACGGGGTGCATGGCGGAGCGCTACCGCGGGGAAATCCGCCGGGAGCTGCCGGAAGCCGACGCCGTCGCGGGCATCGGGGCGAACGCCGACATCGCGGAGCTTGTCGCGCGGGCGCTGCAGGGGGAAAAGCCGGAGGCCTTTCCGCCCAAAAGCAGGCTGCCCCTGTGCGGGGAGCGCGTGCAGTCCACCCCGGCCTACACCGCCTACCTGAAAATCGCCGAGGGCTGCGACAACCGATGTTCCTACTGCGCCATCCCGATGATCCGCGGGCGCTACCGCAGCCGCCCTATGGAGGATGCGGTGCGGGAGGCCCGCCGGCTCGCGGAGAACGGCGCGAAGGAGCTGATCCTCGTCGCGCAGGATACGAGCCGCTACGGCGACGATCTTTACGGAAGGCTCGCCCTGCCCGAGCTTCTGGACAGGCTGTGCGAAATCGAGGGCCTGCGCTGGATCCGGCTTTTGTACTGCTACCCGGATTACATCACCGACGAGCTTCTGGAAACGATTGCAAGGCAGGAAAAGGTCGCCAAATACATCGACCTTCCGCTGCAGCATGTGTCGGAGCGGGTATTGAAGGCCATGAACCGCCGGGGCGGCCGCGAAAGCATCTCGGCGCTGATCCGCAGGATGCGGGAGAAAATCCCGGGCCTGACGCTTCGCACGACGCTGATCACCGGCTTCCCGGGGGAAACCGAGCGGGATTTTGAAGAGCTGTGCGAATTTGTCCGCGACACCCGGTTTGAACGCCTGGGGTGCTTCGCCTATTCGCAGGAGGAGGGGACTCCCGCCGCAAGCCTGCCCGGGCAGATCGACGAAGAGACGAAGCGCCGCCGCATGGAGCTGATCATGGAGCGGCAGATGAGCATCATGCAGGAGACGGGCGAAGCGCGGATCGGCAGGACGATCCCCGTCCTGGTGGAAGGCTTCGACCGGAAGGAACGGTGCTGGTTCGGCCGCAGCGAACGCGATGCGCCGGAGATCGACGGCGAGGTGTTCTTTACCGCGCGGGGCGGAAAGCCGGAAATCGGGGACTTCGCGCGGGTGAAAATCACAGGCTGCGAGGACTGCGACCTGATGGGAGAGGCGGTGGAGCGATGA
- the pgsA gene encoding CDP-diacylglycerol-glycerol-3-phosphate 3-phosphatidyltransferase (Evidence 2a : Function from experimental evidences in other organisms; PubMedId : 12682299, 15743965, 15849754, 16514141, 16850406, 27818647; Product type e : enzyme), giving the protein MNLPNKLTVFRMVLVPFFVAAVLWGGSALHYLYAALLFAAAAYTDRLDGKLARKNNQVTDFGKFMDPLADKVLVISALVCFVQLGLTNIWFVLLIIAREFMVTSIRLVAADSGVVIAANRWGKAKTVSQITAVLAVLLFQYWEGLISAGTLTPFSLFGIPSGGVLLWAGQAFMLVATVFTVISGVIYLKQNWNLIKTAK; this is encoded by the coding sequence ATGAATCTGCCCAACAAGCTGACGGTTTTCCGCATGGTTCTGGTGCCGTTTTTCGTGGCGGCCGTGCTCTGGGGCGGGTCTGCCCTCCATTATCTGTACGCTGCGCTTCTGTTTGCCGCGGCGGCCTATACCGACCGCCTGGACGGCAAGCTTGCCCGCAAGAACAATCAGGTCACGGATTTCGGAAAATTTATGGATCCGCTGGCGGATAAGGTGCTGGTCATTTCCGCGCTGGTTTGCTTCGTGCAGCTCGGCCTGACGAACATCTGGTTCGTGCTGCTGATCATCGCGCGGGAATTTATGGTCACATCGATCCGCCTGGTCGCCGCGGACAGCGGTGTCGTGATCGCAGCAAACAGGTGGGGCAAGGCCAAAACCGTCAGCCAGATCACCGCCGTGCTGGCGGTGCTTCTGTTCCAGTATTGGGAAGGGCTGATCTCGGCCGGCACGCTCACCCCGTTTTCCCTGTTCGGGATTCCTTCGGGCGGGGTCCTGCTCTGGGCGGGCCAGGCTTTTATGCTGGTGGCGACGGTGTTCACCGTGATTTCGGGGGTCATTTATCTGAAACAGAACTGGAACCTGATTAAAACCGCCAAATGA